The genomic DNA GCCGGCGGCTGAAATCAGTCGGTACAGCACGGGAAACCGTCGGTACAACAACGTTGTCACCGATACGGGACAGCCCTTGTCAGAAGGATTGACCGGACATCCGGACAGCCGTACTTTCTCCGCATCCTCGCCCGAGCCGCAGGGAGGTCCCGCCGTGCACCGTCCCGTTTCCCCCATGCTCGCCACCGCGCTCACCGCCGTCCTCGCCGCCACCGCACTCTCCGCCTGCGGAGACTCCGGCAGCGATCCGGACACGATCAGAATCCAGTTCAAGAAGTCCACCGACGCCAAGAACAAGATCTTCGACCGCGAGATCGAGGCGGTGAAGAAGGAGTTCGAGGAGAAGTTCCCCGGCAAGAAGGTCGAACTGATCCCCGTTCAAGTGCCGGACGAGCAGTACTACACCAAGGTCCAGCAGATGCTGCGGTCCCCCAAGACCGCCCCCGACCTGGTCTACGAGGACACCTTCCTGATCAACTCCGATATCGCCGCCGGGCTGCTGACCCCCCTCGACGACTACCTCAAGGACTGGAAGGACTGGGGCCAGTACGTCGACACGGCGAAGACCGCCGCGCAGGGGCAGGACGGCAAGACGTACGGCGTCCCGGACGGCACCGACACCCGCGGGCTCTGGTACAACAAGGAGCTGTTCGCCGAGGCCGGACTCCCCGTCGACTGGCAGCCGAAGACCTGGGACGACGTCCTGGACGCCGCCCGCACCATCAAGCGCGAACTGCCCGACGTCATCCCGCTGAACGTCTACACCGGCAAGCCCGCCGGCGAGGCCGCCTCCATGCAGGGCTTCGAGATGCTGCTGTACGGCACGGGCGCGGACCCGCTGTACGACCCGAAGTCGAAGAAGTGGGTCGCCGGCAGCCAGGGCTTCACCGACGCCCTCGACTTCGTGCACACCGTCTACAACGACGGCCTCGGCCCCGACCCGCAGGACGCCCTCGACCCCAACGTCGGCACCAAGGTCGGCACCGAGTGGCTGCCCGAGGGCAAGCTCGCCATCGACCTCGACGGCTCCTGGATGTCGAACAACTGGCTGGAGACCGGCCCCACGCCGTGGCCGGAGTGGACCGAGGTGCTCGGCCAGGCCGCCATGCCCACCCAGAACGGCGAGGCGCCGGGACGGGTCAGCATGTCCGGCGGCTGGGCCTGGTCCATCCCCGCCAAGGCCAACAACCCCGAGCTGGCCTTCGAGTTCATGAAGGTCGCCCAGTCGCGGAAGAACAACACCCGGCTGACCATCGCCAACGGCCAGATCGCCGTCCGCGAGGACGTCGCCGCCGACCCGGACTACCAGGCGTACGTCCCGGGCGTCGAGTTCTTCACCGGCCTGGTCGAGGACACCCACTACCGCCCCGCGCTGCCGGTCTACCCGCAGGTCTCCACCGCCATCCAGGAGGCCATGGAGCAGGTGACCACGGGCGACGCCTCCGCCGAGGACGCCGCCAAGGGCTATGACGAACAGCTCGATTCGATCACCGACGGCGAGGTGGTCGAGAAGTAGCCGCCCGAGCAGCCCGAGAGGCCATGGTGAGCAAGCACACCCCCGCCCCCGCCGGGCCCCGGGACGCCGCCGGTGCGGCGCGCGTCCCCGGCCAGGCGGGCGGCGGCCGCCGCCGCACCGGACCTTCGAAGCACCCGCAGCCGCCCAACTCCGTGCTGCGCGCGCTGCTGCGGGCGCTGCCCGTCGGTCCCTCCGTCGTCCTGATGCTGCTGTTCCTGGCGGGCCCGATCGCGTACTGCGTGTGGATCGCCTTCACCGACCTGCAGTTGTCGGGCCAGGCCGAGTCGTCGTTCGTCGGCCTGGAGAACTTCCGTACCGCCTTCGGCGACGAGGGCTTCATCAACGCCGTCTGGCTGACGCTGGTGTTCACGATCCTGTCGTCGATCGTCGGCCAGAACACGCTCGGGCTCGCGCTCGCGTCGCTGATGCAGCGGGCCTCGAAGACGGTACGCACCGTCACCGGCGCCATCGTCATCACCGCCTGGGTGGTGCCCGAGGTCGTCGCGGGCTTCCTGCTCTACGCCTTCTTCCGCCGCGAGGGCACGCTCAACTCCGTACTGGACTGGCTCCATCTGCCCAGCCAGAACTGGCTGTACACGCTGCCGATCCTGGCCGTGTCGTTCGCCAACATCTGGCGCGGCACGGCGTTCTCGATGCTCGTCTACTCCGCCGCGCTCTCCGAGATCCCGAAGGAGATCACAGAGGCGGCGGAGGTCGACGGCGCGGGCGGCTGGCGGAAGCTGTGGCACGTCACGCTGCCGATGATCCGGCGCTCGATCGCCACCAACCTGATGCTCAACACCCTGCAGACCCTTTCGGTCTTCGGGCTGATCTGGGCGATGACCCGCGGCGGACCCGGCGACCGCAGCCAGACGCTGCCGCTGTTCATGTACGAGCAGGCGTTCAAGAACAACCTGCTCGGCTACGGCACGGCGGTGGCCCTGCTCCTGCTGCTGGTGGGCGCCCTGTTCTCGCTGGTGTACATGCGGATGCTGCGTACGGAGGTATGAGCGATGCCCACGTCCACGCTCACCCGCGACACCCCGCCGCCCGGCCCCCCTGCGCCCCGCAGGCGCGGCCCCGGCCGCAGGCCGGCCTCGCGCCGGAACAGCCGGCGGCTGGCGGCCGACCTGTGCCTGCTGCTGGCGGCGCTGGCGTTCGTACTGCCGCTGGCCTGGCTGCTCTTCTCGTCCGTCGACGCGGACTCGGGCCTGACGGCCCGGCCGCCCACGGACGTCACCTGGGACAACTTCGACGCGGTGATGACCACGGACATCACCTTCCGCCCGCTGCTCAACAGCCTGATCCTGTGCGGCTCGGCGACGGCCATCACGGTCGTCGCGGCGGCGCTGGCGGCGTACCCGCTGTCGCGCTACAGCTCGCGGCTGAACCGCCCCTTCATGCTGACGATCCTCTTCACCACCAGCCTGCCGATCACCGCCATCATGGTGCCGGTCTACGGGCTCTTCGTGCAGATCAACCTCATCGACACCATGTCCGGCACGGCGTTCTTCCTGGCCAGCTCGCAACTGCCGTTCGCGATCTGGCTGATGAAGAACTTCATGGACGGGGTGCCGAAGGTGCTGGAGGAGGCGGCCTGGACGGACGGCGCGTCGTCGATGCAGGCGCTGGTGCGGGTCATCCTGCCGCTGATGGGCCCGGGCGTCGTGGTGGTGACGGTCTTCTCGTTCATCATGATGTGGGGCAACTTCTTCGTCCCCTTCATGCTGCTGCTCAGCCCGGACCAGATGCCCGCCTCCGTCTCGATCTTCGAGCTCTTCGGCAACATGGGCTCTGTGGTCTACGGGGAGCTGGCCGCCTTCTCGATCATCTACTCGGCGCCGGCCGTGCTGCTGTACGTGCTGATCGCCCGCCGCCTCGGCGGCGGCTTCGCGCTGGGCGGCGCGGTGAAGGGCTGACGGTGCGGGGGCGGGGTGCGGTGAAGGGCAGACCGGGGCCTGGCCGGCCCTCCACCGCCGCCCGCGGCGGCCGCCCGGCGCGCCTGGCGGGAAGCCCCGCCGGGCGCGTCCCGTACGGCCACGGGGACGGACCTACCCGGCGGGCGTCAGCCGCCGATGTTCACGTCGATGCAGGCGTAGAAGGCGTTCCCGGTGTCGGCGACGTTCCACACGGCGAGCACCTTCTGCTTGCCGGTGATCCCGCCGAAGTTGACGGAGTGGCTGAACTCGGCCGGCGGCTGGGCGCCGCCGTCGTCGAACTCCGCGACCTTCTGGCCGCCGACGAAGTACTGCCAGGTGCTGGTGCGGTGCCTGGCCGTGATCTTCCAGTTGAACGTCGTGGTGCTGCCGACGTCGGTGACGTTCCAGCCGCGGTTGTCGTCGTCCAGCTCGCCGAAGCCCTGGTTCCCGCCGCTGCAGCTCGTCAGGCCCTTGGGCCCCTCGACGCTCTGCGGCTCGTACTTGATGCCGCCGCACGGGACGACGCCCTGTGCACACTGCTGCTGGCGGCTCGGCGGGTTGGTGATCCAGCCGTGGGCGCTCGCCTGCTGGCTGGGCAGGGCCAGGAGGAGCAGCGGCGCCACACCGGCGCCGACGACGGCGGCACGTGTCGCACTGCGGCGTTTGCCGGCAGGCTTGGTGCTGCGGTGCATACAACTCTCCTTGCGTGGGGGGTCATTGGTCTAGACTTTAGCTCTTGGCCGTCCACCGTCAACCCCTCCGGCCCCACCCGCATCCCGCCGCAGCTTCGGCGGAACGCACGGTTGATAACGGGGTGCACCACTACCTACGGTGACGGTGTGACGACACAGGTGCCCGGCCCCGGCGCCGGCCCGCCGGAACATCAGCCGCCCTTCGACCCCACGGCGGCCCGCCGATTACGCCGCGCCCTGGGCCTGGGTCACGACCACGTCGCGTACGGCATGCGCGCCGCGTACGGGCTGGCGGTACCCGCCGCCGCGGTCGCGGACTGGGAGAAGGGCCACGCCCGCCCCTCGCGCACCGAACTCGACGCCCTGGCAGGCGCGTTGTGGTGCACACCGGCCGACCTGATGGGCTCCTCCACGTCGCTCCATGCCCACCGCCGCGCCCACGGCCTGCCCCTGGACGACGTTGCCCGCCACATCGGCATGGACCCCGCCACGTACCTCAGCGCGGAGCGCACCGGACGCTGGCCCGGCACCGAGTCCCAGGCCACCCGGCTCGCCTACCTCCTCCGCCTCCCGCTGCCCGACCTGCTGGACCTCACCGGCCGCAGCGAACCCCTGGCCCGCCACCTCCGCGACGCCGCCACCACCCGCTGGCAGCCCCAGGTCCGCCCGGTTGCCCGCCTCACCCGCCTCCCCCGCCGCCCCCTGGAACGCGCCCTGAGCACCCTCCACGAGGAGTACCAGACCCGCAGCGCCGCAGCCCGCAACTGGGGCGACGACCCCCCGCCGGAATCCGCGGCGGGAGTGACGACGTACCTGCAGCAGGTACTCCCCCGCTTCTGGGAACTCCTCCGCAACTGACGGCGGTCGGCGGGCCGCGATCACGTCGGCGAACGGTTCTGCGCGGACGTGGTCGCCGGTCTCAGGGAGACCCAGGGGCTGCAGACCATGCTCGACGAGAACCCGCGGGTGACGTGACGTAGCCTCACCCGGGACGGGCCGGGTCCTCGCCTCGGGCCGGCGGCCGGCCCGGCCGCTCTCCTTCCGCATGCGCATCCCCGGGGGTTCCGACGGATACCGAACTGACCGCCGTCGCCGCCGAGACCATCAGGACCGCGCGGCTCGACCTGGTGCCGCTGCGCGTCGAGCAGGCCGACGAGATGGCCGGCGTGCTCTCCGACCCCGCGCTCTACGCGTTCACCGGCGGCTCGCCGCCCGGGCTCGGCGAACTGCGGGCGCGCTACGCGCGGTTGGCCGCCGGGGCGCCCGGGGGCGGGACCGTGTGGGGGAACTGGGTGCTGCGGGTACGGGCGGGCGGCGGGCTCTGCGGGTACGTACAGGTGACGATCCGCGAGGAGGTCGCCGAGGTCGCCTGGGTGGTGGGGACGCCGTGGCAGGGCTGCGGCTACGCCGGTGAGGCGGCCCGGGGGCTCGTCGCGCGGCTGCGGAGGCTGCCGTTGCGGGCCGTCGTCGCGCACGTCCACCCCGGCCACCGCGCCTCCGCCGCCGTCGCGGCGTCCGCGGGGCTGGAGCGTACGGACCTCGTCCAGGACGACGAGGCCGTCTGGCGGCTCGACCTCGCCTCGCCGCCACCGCCCCCCGCCCGCTAGCGGCCGATCCCGTCCAGCTCCGCCATGTCCGCCCCGGAGAGCGCGAGTCCCGCCCCCGCGGTGTTCTCGCGCAGATGGGCCACCGACGACGTACCGGGAATGAGCAGGATGTTCGGCGACCGCCGCAGCAGCCACGCCAGCGCGACCGCCATCGGCGCCGCCTCCAGCCGCGTGGCCACGGCGGACAGCGCATCGGACTGCAGCGGGGTGAAGCCGCCGAGCGGGAAGAAGGGCACGTAGGCGATGCCCTGGGCGGCGAGTTCGCCGACCAGCTCGTCGTCCTGCCGGTGCGCGAGGTTGTACATGTTCTGTACGCACACCACCGGCGCGATCGACCGCGCCTCGGCGACCTGCTCGGCCGTCGCGTTGCTCACCCCGAGGTGCCGGATCAGGCCCTGCGACCGCAGTTCCGCCAGGGTCCCGAAAGCCTCGGCGAGCGAGCCGGGCCTGGGGCCCTGCGCGTCGCCGAGGCGGAGGTTGACCACGTCGAGGGCGTCGAGGCCGAGGTCGTCCAGGTTCTCGCGGACGGAGGCGCGCAGTTCCTCGGGGCGCCGGGCCGGCGGCCAGCCGCCCTGCGCATCGCGGATCCCGCCGACCTTGGTCACGATGTGCAGGGACGCGGGGTAGGGGTGCAGGGCCTCGCGGATGAGCCGGTTGGTGACGCGTGGTCCGTACGCGCCGGCGGTGTCGATGTGGGTGATCCCGAGGGCCACCGCCTCCCGCAGGACGGCGAGCGCGCCGTCGCGGTCGGCGGGCGGGCCCATGACCCCGGGTCCCGCGAGCTGCATGGCGCCGTAGCCGACGCGGCTGACGGTCAGATCGCCGAGGGTCCAGGTGCCGCCGGGGGGCGGGGCGGAGGGGGTGTGCATGGCCGTGCCTTCGCTGTCGGGGCGGTGGCGGGCCGTCCGGCCCGCGCCATCGATGTTCGCGCGCCGGCGAGCGGCGCGGCCAATACCGACACGGCCGCCCCTCATACCCGGCGGGTATCACCGACGTAGCCTGGGGGTGTGGACACCCTGGAGACCCGCGAGCTGCGCTACTTCGTCGCCGTGGCCGAGGAACTGCACTTCGGCCGCGCCGCCGGGCGCCTCGGCATCGCCCAGCCGCCGCTGTCCCGGGCGATCCAGCAGCTCGAACGGCGCCTCGGCGTCCGCCTGCTGGAGCGCGACCGCCGCGGCGTCGCCCTGACCGCGGCCGGGGAGACGCTGCTGTCCGAGGGCCGCGCCGCCCTCGCCGCGACCACCGCCGCCGCCCGCCGCACCCGGCGCGCGGGCGGCGCCGACGGCCCGGACGCCCCGCCGGACCGGCTGGTGCTCGCGGTGAAGGCCGCCGCGTCCCACGAACTGCTGCACAAGCTCCTCGACGCCTACGCCGCCGAACCCGGCGCCGCCGACGTCGAGGTGCTGCCCAGCGGCACCTGCGAACAGGGGGAGATGCTGCGCGACGGCCGCGCCGACGTGGCGCTCATGCACGCGCCGTTCAACTCCCTCGCCGGCTTCGACAGCGAAGAGCTGACGAGCGAGGGCCAGATCGCCATCCTGCCCGCCGCGCACCCGCTGGCCGCGCGTACGGCCCTGACCCTGGCCGACATCGCCGACGTCCCCGGCCTCCCGCTCGCCCGCTGGACCCGCGACGAGCCGGGACCGGGCCCGGAGATCCACGACCAGACGCAACTGGCCCAGTTGATCGCCCTCGGCCGCACCGCCGCCGTCTTCCCCGACTCGGCCCGCGCCTGGCTCTGGGCGGAGCACACCGCCGTCCCGCTGACCGACGCACCGCCGGTCGTCACGCACATCGCGTGGCCCGCGCACAGCCGCTCGCTCGCGCTGGCGCTCCTGGTCCGTACCGCCACCCGGCTGTGACGCGCCCGGGCCGCCGCGCTACTCCTCCACCTGCGCCCGCTGCCAGGCCAGGTAGTCCGCGACCAGCTCCGGCGGGTTCGCCTCCGCCGTGAGCGGGATCTGCTCCTCCGGATCGTCCATGTCGAACAGCACCACCGGCACCGGCCGCCCCAGCACCTCCTCGACGCGCCCCGTCTCGTGCAGGTGCCGCGCCACGTCCACGCAGTCCTCGGCGAAGTCCGCGCACAGCAGGTCGTACACCGCGGACCACCGGTCCGAGAACTGCTCCTCGTCCTCGAACCACAGCCCCTTCGCCGTCGACTCCGCGCGGTGCAGCACGGTGCCCACGGGATCCTCCGGCACGTGCCCGACCCGCTCGAACCCGTCGAGGATCCAGTACGCGTACGACCACCGCACCTCGCCGTCGGGATCCAGCTCCCCGCGGGCTGCCTCGCGCTCGCGGCGGATCTGCGCCTCGGTGTTGTAGCCGACCTGTACGTAGGGATAGCGGGCGTCCTGGTCGACGCGGTACATCTGCAGGGCGACGACGTAGATCTCGGGTCTCAGCTCCACCGGAAACGTGTCGAGGATCCGGTACGCCTCCTGCTTCAGATGCTGCCGAAACGGCATATCCCGCCCACCCTTCCCGGCGACCCGCCCACCGCTACCGTACGACCGACTGGATCTCCCGCACGTCGAGTTCCTGCGTGGCCTCGATGATCCCGGTCGGCAGCAGCTCGTCGGTGGTGCCGTCCGAGGCGCTCCAGGTCACCCGCCAGGTGACGGAGGCGGTGAAGTCGTAGGGACCGGTGCTCTCGGAGGACCGGAGATAGGTCACCCCACACGGCGGCACCTTGCCGGCATCCCCCTTCCGGTACGGGGTCCCGACGCCCCCGTCACCGTCCATCGCGCACTCACCGCCGCCGGGGTGCAGTTCGGCGTCGTCGGTGCCGGGATCGATGGTCAGCGAGACGGGGGTGGCGGTGGTCCGCGCCCACATGTTCAGGGCGGGAACCCGGGCCTCCGCCGTCACGGGCTGAAACTGCTCCCCGTCCAGCCAGACCCACGTCGGCAGGTTGACGACCTGCTCACCCGCGGGCCGCAACTCGGCCGCGGTGTCGGGCACGATCATCCGCTCGTAGGCGAGTTCTGCGAGCATCCTCGGCTCGATGGCCTCCCCTTGTGCCCAATCGGGCGGAGGCTCCTGGTTGTCGACCCAGAAGGGCACCTCAGAGCATTCGCCGCGGGCGAGGACGTCCTCCTCGGCGGGGTTCGGCACGCCGGCCCAGAACATCCCCTCACCGTCGTTCTCGACGTTCCAGTCCTTGAAGCCCGGGTGGTTCGGCCAGCTATAGCCGTCCTCGTAGTGGTCGAGTAACTGCTTGAGCGCGCTGCCGGCGTGCCCGGTCATCCCGGGCGTCGTCATCTGGCCCTCGATGGACTTCTTGGTGACCCGCTTGAAGTCCTTGGCACCCAGATAGGGGGCGTACCAGCACGGCGGCGGCTCCCAGTCGGAGGCGGTGGGTGTGAGGTTGCCGGGTGCCTGGCCGTCGTCCTTCACCGCACCGGAGTAGGTGATGCCACCGCCCGTACGGGCCCAGATCTCCTGCTCGTCGGCGCCGGCGTCGGTCTCCTGGTCCTTGGTCCGACCTGCATACGCGTCTTCGCAGACCAGCAGGAGGCACGCGGCCAGCAGAAGAGAGAGCCCGGCGCGTAACTTACCCGTCACTCCTTGCACTGCACTGCCTCCCCCTCCACATCGATGCCGGTGGCCTGCCACACCTCGTCGCGGCCCGGGAACGTCGACATAGTGATCTGGTAGAAGAGGAAATCCGCGTCGCTCGGCTCCGTGCGCAGCACTTCACCCGTCTTGAGCTTCTTGCTGTAGATCTTCGTCTGGTCAGCGCAGAAGGAGATGCCCACGGTCCTGCCATAGGACTTCGTCTCCACCCGGTAGAAGCGCTCTGTGCCCGTCGCGCTCTGCTGGGCGTCGATGTCCTGCTGGATCTGATCCTGGGCGTACGTCAGCGCTTGATCGCGCGCGTAGAACTGCGTGCTGGGTTCGTTCAGTTCCTGCTCGGCGGAGCCCCGGAATTGACTCCGGATGTAGTTCGCCGCATCCCGCTGCGCCGCCGCGTGCTCCGGCTTCGACGGCTCTTCCCAGTCGAAGACCAGCTTGATGTCCTCCGGCAGCGACACGTCCGGCGCGCCTTCCGGCGCCTCCTCCTGCGTCGGCGAGGCGGAGGCGTCAGGGGACGAGTCCTTCGCCCCCTCGATCTGCTCCGTCCCGCCGTCGTCGCCGGAGTCGGAGTCCCCGCAGGCGGTGAGCGTCAGCGTGACGGCCGTCGCGAGGGCGGCGGCCGTCAGGGCGGTGCGTGTGCGCATGGCAAGAAGCTCCCGGTCGGTCGGCGGGAACAACTGGCGCCGGTGCGCGGCCTCTTGTCCCCCGGTGGCGGACTCTGCACGGTACGTTACCGAACCGGCCGCCGGGGATTAAGGACAGCGCGTCAGAAGACGACCTCCGCCTCGTCCATCCGGTCCGCCGGCACCCGCTTCAGCTCCCGCGTCGCCTCCGCCAGCGGCGCCATCACGATGTCCGTCCCCCGCAGCGCCGTCATCTGCCCGAAGTCGCCGCGGTGCACCGCCTCCACCGCGTGCCACCCGAAGCGCGTCGCCAGCACGCGGTCGTACGCCGTCGGCGTGCCGCCGCGCTGGACGTGGCCGAGGATGACCGGCTTGGCCTCCTTGCCCAGGCGCCGCTCCAGCTCGCCGGCCAGGCGGTTGCCGATGCCGGTGAAGCGCTCGTGGCCGTACTGGTCGATCTCGCCCTTCTGGTACTCCATCGTGCCCTCCGCCGGGTGCGCGCCCTCGGCGACGCAGATGACGGCGAACTTCTTGTGCCGGTCGAAGCGCTCCTCGACCATCTTGCACAAGTTGGCGATCTCGAAGGGGCGCTCCGGCAGGCAGATGCCGTGCGCGCCGCCAGCCATGCCGGACTCCAGCGCGATCCAGCCCGCGTGCCGGCCCATGACCTCGACGACCATGACCCGCTGGTGGGACTCGGCGGTGGTCTTCAGCCGGTCCATCGCCTCGGTGGCCACGCCGACGGCCGTGTCGAAGCCGAAGGTGCGGTCGGTGGCGGAGATGTCGTTGTCGATGGTCTTCGGTACGCCGACGACCGGCATCCCCGCGTCGGCGAGCATCGCCGACGCGGTGAGGGTGCCCTCGCCGCCGATCG from Streptomyces sp. CMB-StM0423 includes the following:
- a CDS encoding LysR family transcriptional regulator; translation: MDTLETRELRYFVAVAEELHFGRAAGRLGIAQPPLSRAIQQLERRLGVRLLERDRRGVALTAAGETLLSEGRAALAATTAAARRTRRAGGADGPDAPPDRLVLAVKAAASHELLHKLLDAYAAEPGAADVEVLPSGTCEQGEMLRDGRADVALMHAPFNSLAGFDSEELTSEGQIAILPAAHPLAARTALTLADIADVPGLPLARWTRDEPGPGPEIHDQTQLAQLIALGRTAAVFPDSARAWLWAEHTAVPLTDAPPVVTHIAWPAHSRSLALALLVRTATRL
- a CDS encoding carbohydrate ABC transporter permease; translated protein: MVSKHTPAPAGPRDAAGAARVPGQAGGGRRRTGPSKHPQPPNSVLRALLRALPVGPSVVLMLLFLAGPIAYCVWIAFTDLQLSGQAESSFVGLENFRTAFGDEGFINAVWLTLVFTILSSIVGQNTLGLALASLMQRASKTVRTVTGAIVITAWVVPEVVAGFLLYAFFRREGTLNSVLDWLHLPSQNWLYTLPILAVSFANIWRGTAFSMLVYSAALSEIPKEITEAAEVDGAGGWRKLWHVTLPMIRRSIATNLMLNTLQTLSVFGLIWAMTRGGPGDRSQTLPLFMYEQAFKNNLLGYGTAVALLLLLVGALFSLVYMRMLRTEV
- a CDS encoding lytic polysaccharide monooxygenase auxiliary activity family 9 protein, producing MHRSTKPAGKRRSATRAAVVGAGVAPLLLLALPSQQASAHGWITNPPSRQQQCAQGVVPCGGIKYEPQSVEGPKGLTSCSGGNQGFGELDDDNRGWNVTDVGSTTTFNWKITARHRTSTWQYFVGGQKVAEFDDGGAQPPAEFSHSVNFGGITGKQKVLAVWNVADTGNAFYACIDVNIGG
- a CDS encoding oxidoreductase, encoding MHTPSAPPPGGTWTLGDLTVSRVGYGAMQLAGPGVMGPPADRDGALAVLREAVALGITHIDTAGAYGPRVTNRLIREALHPYPASLHIVTKVGGIRDAQGGWPPARRPEELRASVRENLDDLGLDALDVVNLRLGDAQGPRPGSLAEAFGTLAELRSQGLIRHLGVSNATAEQVAEARSIAPVVCVQNMYNLAHRQDDELVGELAAQGIAYVPFFPLGGFTPLQSDALSAVATRLEAAPMAVALAWLLRRSPNILLIPGTSSVAHLRENTAGAGLALSGADMAELDGIGR
- a CDS encoding helix-turn-helix domain-containing protein — protein: MTTQVPGPGAGPPEHQPPFDPTAARRLRRALGLGHDHVAYGMRAAYGLAVPAAAVADWEKGHARPSRTELDALAGALWCTPADLMGSSTSLHAHRRAHGLPLDDVARHIGMDPATYLSAERTGRWPGTESQATRLAYLLRLPLPDLLDLTGRSEPLARHLRDAATTRWQPQVRPVARLTRLPRRPLERALSTLHEEYQTRSAAARNWGDDPPPESAAGVTTYLQQVLPRFWELLRN
- a CDS encoding GNAT family N-acetyltransferase, which translates into the protein MTAVAAETIRTARLDLVPLRVEQADEMAGVLSDPALYAFTGGSPPGLGELRARYARLAAGAPGGGTVWGNWVLRVRAGGGLCGYVQVTIREEVAEVAWVVGTPWQGCGYAGEAARGLVARLRRLPLRAVVAHVHPGHRASAAVAASAGLERTDLVQDDEAVWRLDLASPPPPPAR
- a CDS encoding ABC transporter substrate-binding protein, yielding MLATALTAVLAATALSACGDSGSDPDTIRIQFKKSTDAKNKIFDREIEAVKKEFEEKFPGKKVELIPVQVPDEQYYTKVQQMLRSPKTAPDLVYEDTFLINSDIAAGLLTPLDDYLKDWKDWGQYVDTAKTAAQGQDGKTYGVPDGTDTRGLWYNKELFAEAGLPVDWQPKTWDDVLDAARTIKRELPDVIPLNVYTGKPAGEAASMQGFEMLLYGTGADPLYDPKSKKWVAGSQGFTDALDFVHTVYNDGLGPDPQDALDPNVGTKVGTEWLPEGKLAIDLDGSWMSNNWLETGPTPWPEWTEVLGQAAMPTQNGEAPGRVSMSGGWAWSIPAKANNPELAFEFMKVAQSRKNNTRLTIANGQIAVREDVAADPDYQAYVPGVEFFTGLVEDTHYRPALPVYPQVSTAIQEAMEQVTTGDASAEDAAKGYDEQLDSITDGEVVEK
- a CDS encoding carbohydrate ABC transporter permease; this encodes MPTSTLTRDTPPPGPPAPRRRGPGRRPASRRNSRRLAADLCLLLAALAFVLPLAWLLFSSVDADSGLTARPPTDVTWDNFDAVMTTDITFRPLLNSLILCGSATAITVVAAALAAYPLSRYSSRLNRPFMLTILFTTSLPITAIMVPVYGLFVQINLIDTMSGTAFFLASSQLPFAIWLMKNFMDGVPKVLEEAAWTDGASSMQALVRVILPLMGPGVVVVTVFSFIMMWGNFFVPFMLLLSPDQMPASVSIFELFGNMGSVVYGELAAFSIIYSAPAVLLYVLIARRLGGGFALGGAVKG
- a CDS encoding 6-phosphofructokinase, which produces MRIGVLTAGGDCPGLNAVIRSVVHRAVAGHGDEVIGFEDGFKGLLEGRYSKLDLNAVSGILARGGTVLGSSRLERDRLREACENTEELSRELALDALIPIGGEGTLTASAMLADAGMPVVGVPKTIDNDISATDRTFGFDTAVGVATEAMDRLKTTAESHQRVMVVEVMGRHAGWIALESGMAGGAHGICLPERPFEIANLCKMVEERFDRHKKFAVICVAEGAHPAEGTMEYQKGEIDQYGHERFTGIGNRLAGELERRLGKEAKPVILGHVQRGGTPTAYDRVLATRFGWHAVEAVHRGDFGQMTALRGTDIVMAPLAEATRELKRVPADRMDEAEVVF